A genomic segment from Halobacteriovorax sp. DA5 encodes:
- the ahpC gene encoding alkyl hydroperoxide reductase subunit C → MQTLINTKVQDFSVQAYHNEEFKTVTANDLEGKWSILFFYPADFTFVCPTELGDMADKYEEFQKMGVEVYSVSTDTHFTHKAWHDTSDTIKKIKYPMLADPTGKLTRAFGVHIEEEGLAYRGTFLINPAGEIKLAEIHDNGIGRNADELMRKVQAAQFIAAHPDEVCPAKWKPGAETLKPGLDLVGKI, encoded by the coding sequence GTGCAAACTTTAATTAACACAAAAGTACAAGATTTCAGTGTACAAGCTTACCACAATGAAGAGTTCAAAACTGTTACTGCTAATGATTTAGAAGGAAAATGGTCAATCCTTTTCTTCTATCCAGCAGACTTTACATTTGTATGCCCAACTGAACTTGGTGATATGGCAGATAAGTATGAAGAATTCCAAAAAATGGGTGTAGAGGTTTACTCTGTATCAACTGATACTCACTTCACACACAAAGCTTGGCATGACACTTCAGATACAATCAAGAAAATTAAGTATCCAATGCTAGCTGACCCAACAGGTAAGCTTACAAGAGCATTTGGTGTTCATATCGAAGAAGAAGGTCTTGCTTACAGAGGGACTTTCCTAATCAACCCAGCAGGTGAAATCAAACTTGCTGAAATTCACGACAATGGAATTGGACGTAATGCTGACGAACTAATGAGAAAGGTGCAAGCTGCTCAGTTCATCGCAGCTCACCCTGATGAAGTATGTCCAGCTAAGTGGAAGCCAGGTGCTGAAACACTTAAGCCAGGTTTAGACCTTGTAGGAAAAATCTAA
- a CDS encoding carbonic anhydrase — MDIKKIFENNKEWVQSKLKQDEKYFDKLGAGQNPNFLYIGCSDSRVTAEEVMGAGPGEIFVHRNIANMVISIDLNVMSVLNYAVDHLKVDHIIVCGHYGCGGVKAAMESQDLGILNPWLRNIRDVYRTHKNELNAIEDEDKRYERLVELNVQEQCINAIKTAAVQKANRERGLKVYGWVFDVHSGELKDLNIDFEKTLENIMEIYHLD, encoded by the coding sequence ATGGATATCAAAAAGATTTTTGAAAATAACAAAGAATGGGTTCAGTCTAAATTAAAACAAGACGAAAAATACTTCGATAAATTAGGTGCAGGACAAAACCCTAATTTTCTTTATATCGGATGCTCAGACTCTCGTGTAACAGCAGAAGAAGTTATGGGTGCAGGGCCTGGTGAAATTTTTGTTCACAGAAATATCGCCAATATGGTTATTAGTATCGACTTAAATGTAATGAGTGTTCTAAACTATGCTGTTGATCACTTAAAAGTTGATCATATCATTGTTTGTGGGCACTACGGTTGTGGTGGTGTTAAGGCCGCAATGGAAAGCCAAGACCTTGGAATTCTAAATCCATGGCTTAGAAATATTCGCGATGTTTATCGTACTCATAAAAATGAACTTAATGCAATTGAAGATGAAGACAAGCGCTATGAGCGTCTAGTTGAGCTTAATGTTCAAGAGCAATGTATCAATGCTATTAAAACGGCTGCCGTACAAAAAGCGAACCGTGAAAGAGGCCTAAAAGTTTATGGCTGGGTCTTTGATGTTCACTCGGGAGAGCTTAAAGATTTAAATATCGACTTTGAAAAAACTCTAGAAAATATCATGGAAATCTATCATCTAGATTAA
- a CDS encoding manganese efflux pump: MINYFEVVVIGLVLCADSFSAAVAMGARPHKFSDTLKFAFSSGGAEALVAFLGAIAGAKVIAQFDYIDHWISFGLLTAVAIHMAYEGYEELSGKHDDEEEKPKQFHSLLKVILVSFATSLDAFAVGVTIGASGKVLTPYITSIGVWAFCSTIVGMSIAKRASDKLGPVFSIIAAIILQSLAVKFLLEGL; the protein is encoded by the coding sequence ATGATTAATTATTTTGAAGTTGTTGTAATTGGACTAGTTTTGTGTGCTGACTCATTTTCTGCTGCAGTAGCAATGGGCGCCAGGCCTCACAAATTTAGTGATACTCTTAAGTTTGCCTTTTCTTCAGGTGGTGCAGAAGCGCTTGTTGCATTTTTAGGCGCAATCGCTGGCGCGAAAGTTATTGCCCAATTTGACTATATCGATCACTGGATTTCATTTGGTCTCTTAACAGCTGTGGCCATTCACATGGCCTATGAAGGCTATGAAGAACTAAGCGGCAAGCATGATGATGAAGAAGAGAAGCCAAAACAATTTCATAGCTTATTAAAAGTGATCCTTGTTTCATTTGCCACAAGCCTTGACGCATTTGCGGTAGGTGTGACAATTGGCGCATCGGGTAAAGTTTTAACTCCGTATATTACTTCAATTGGAGTTTGGGCATTTTGTTCGACAATCGTGGGAATGAGCATTGCTAAACGTGCTTCTGATAAGTTAGGGCCAGTTTTTAGCATCATTGCAGCGATAATTTTACAAAGCCTTGCAGTGAAATTCCTGCTAGAAGGGCTATAA
- a CDS encoding PQQ-binding-like beta-propeller repeat protein translates to MFSLMEILDQLNSCNSLCSDFSYSIVPTVLLPLAFLSTGITVVATFIAGLFGIKLKAEGPKKLLEVLLKPKILISAMIFNVLIYGGMEAYQYLKHGPVPLFVQELVNKDTSFSKAPLKAQEGMIWQQSVEEGIFASGVVVGDELFVGSKEGNLFVIDINSGAIKNKIFFGKFLSPTPVYYKGYLYFGEGLHASHHMRVYKFDPIAKKVVGSFQTKGHTEIFPVITEIDGKDYLFQSAGGDGLYAIDPNSMELIWQYKGGHMDAFVLVKDNAVYVASGVPEEDIGKARPYAYKLDVKSGKLLWKEELPLSSWYGPVATRDNICFIQGELHVKSELGGLVCLNSIGQQVSSISIDSPVIGKPIVFDDLIVFNDFDGRVYAWNSITSKLEWKYASREKKIGYNYSSVKYDGEKLIFSDRKGKISYLGLNDGKVINSIEFGDESVFADSLILDQGHLIFGMKGSIKYYKNTVN, encoded by the coding sequence ATGTTTTCGTTGATGGAAATACTGGATCAATTAAACTCATGCAATAGTTTATGTAGCGACTTTAGTTACTCAATTGTTCCTACTGTTTTATTACCTCTTGCTTTCCTAAGTACTGGTATCACTGTCGTTGCAACATTTATTGCAGGTCTTTTTGGTATTAAGTTAAAGGCCGAGGGCCCTAAGAAGTTACTTGAGGTCTTACTAAAACCAAAGATTCTAATCTCTGCTATGATCTTTAACGTTCTTATTTATGGTGGGATGGAAGCATATCAATACTTAAAGCATGGCCCTGTGCCTCTTTTTGTGCAGGAGTTGGTGAATAAAGATACTAGTTTTTCAAAAGCTCCTTTAAAAGCACAGGAAGGAATGATTTGGCAACAAAGTGTCGAAGAAGGAATTTTTGCTTCTGGTGTTGTGGTTGGTGATGAGTTATTTGTTGGCTCAAAAGAGGGAAATCTCTTTGTCATTGATATTAATTCTGGTGCTATTAAAAATAAGATTTTCTTTGGGAAGTTTCTGTCTCCAACTCCAGTCTATTATAAAGGATACCTATATTTTGGAGAAGGTCTTCACGCTTCTCATCATATGAGGGTTTATAAATTTGATCCTATTGCTAAGAAAGTAGTGGGTTCTTTTCAAACTAAAGGTCACACTGAAATTTTTCCTGTTATTACAGAAATTGATGGGAAGGATTACCTCTTTCAATCTGCTGGTGGTGACGGTCTTTATGCAATTGATCCAAATTCAATGGAGCTAATCTGGCAATACAAAGGTGGACACATGGATGCCTTTGTTCTTGTGAAGGATAATGCAGTCTATGTAGCAAGTGGAGTTCCTGAAGAGGATATTGGTAAAGCAAGACCTTATGCTTACAAACTAGATGTAAAGTCTGGAAAGCTTTTATGGAAAGAAGAACTACCACTTTCAAGTTGGTATGGGCCAGTGGCCACAAGAGATAATATCTGTTTTATTCAGGGGGAGCTTCACGTTAAGTCTGAACTAGGTGGACTTGTCTGTTTAAATTCTATTGGCCAACAAGTTAGTTCTATCAGTATCGATTCTCCTGTCATTGGTAAGCCAATTGTTTTTGATGACCTTATTGTCTTTAATGACTTTGATGGAAGAGTCTATGCGTGGAATAGCATTACTTCTAAACTAGAGTGGAAGTACGCCAGTCGTGAGAAGAAAATTGGCTACAACTATTCGTCAGTTAAGTATGACGGTGAAAAGCTTATTTTCTCTGATCGCAAGGGTAAAATTTCTTATCTTGGCCTAAATGACGGGAAAGTGATTAATTCCATCGAGTTTGGGGATGAAAGTGTTTTTGCGGATTCTCTGATTCTCGACCAAGGTCATTTAATCTTTGGAATGAAGGGTAGTATTAAATATTATAAGAATACAGTTAATTAG
- a CDS encoding PEP/pyruvate-binding domain-containing protein: MLYYFKDLPEEKKEVGGKAYMLAMMAQMGIVVPNGIILDALPTKEELAEIFSFARDGEYSLAVRSSATGEDSKENSFAGQNSTFLYVNNDTDLEHAIENCFNSIHKESSKAYRKHFLGSDKEVPMNVVVQRMIDPSYSGVYFSKDPRGKYKTWMLEYIDGVGEDLVSGKRTPIILSEEDSQSEHITQDQVKEIVAFANLVEDKYQDDFDIEWAIDKAGKVYLLQARPITAKASITNLKKLAHDELERLSHSFSDDTVWDGQTFAEWTVSPTTLTTQIWSESFKKDQAFDKALRKLGYVGFKGNESIMDEVFGRNYINLSKLGQMYFGPIPYSIEPMPRPHLKFHFSKITPKVLFSTPQTMWRMLKVGLSINTHRQEVIDQASKELLEITTISKRPNDPSIYKDWSEEDINGRLSKEITIFSNRTLEWPYILISLTETTIQTLISLLKSIYSEQEADQMIKKWSGAGINSETYNMGLYFKKACAKPNVRPLFLARYGHRGPGELDLSAKRWSEIGDDAFYDYPLEKYVQDKNSHSFIDVEEEIMGMRSFKKTLILEEWKILKQLLELREKWKMAILRPYAHIRFLALEKARRINLEDENDIFFLTKEEILSFESSMLELIKERKERAALFKNFNFSTVTSLQEIKAVIDGKEDSSSNDLIGEGLSSGVVRGKIVVVSNPASWKEIDWPQNAIVVAQSTDPGWTPVFTKASGIIVERGGVLSHCAIVAREMGIPAVSGIKQCHLKFKGGEDVFVDGNTGSIKLMQ; the protein is encoded by the coding sequence ATGTTGTATTATTTTAAGGATCTCCCTGAAGAGAAGAAAGAAGTTGGCGGCAAGGCCTATATGCTAGCAATGATGGCCCAAATGGGGATTGTTGTTCCTAATGGGATTATCTTAGACGCTCTACCAACTAAAGAAGAATTAGCTGAAATTTTTAGCTTTGCTCGCGATGGAGAATACTCACTTGCTGTCAGAAGTTCAGCAACAGGTGAAGATTCAAAAGAGAATAGTTTTGCAGGTCAAAACTCAACTTTCTTATATGTGAATAACGATACAGATCTTGAGCACGCAATTGAAAATTGTTTCAATTCTATTCATAAAGAGTCCTCAAAAGCTTATCGAAAACATTTTTTAGGATCTGATAAAGAAGTTCCTATGAATGTTGTTGTTCAGCGTATGATTGACCCTTCATATTCAGGTGTCTACTTTTCTAAAGATCCAAGAGGTAAGTATAAAACTTGGATGCTTGAATATATTGATGGAGTCGGTGAGGACCTCGTTTCTGGTAAACGTACTCCAATTATTCTAAGTGAAGAAGATTCACAGAGTGAACATATCACTCAAGATCAAGTAAAAGAGATTGTTGCTTTCGCTAATCTTGTGGAAGATAAATATCAAGATGACTTTGATATTGAATGGGCAATTGATAAAGCAGGTAAGGTTTATCTTTTGCAAGCGAGGCCAATTACTGCCAAGGCTTCAATTACAAATCTTAAAAAACTGGCCCATGATGAACTTGAAAGACTATCTCACTCATTTTCTGATGATACAGTATGGGATGGACAAACTTTTGCAGAATGGACTGTTTCTCCTACGACTTTAACTACTCAGATATGGTCAGAGTCATTTAAAAAAGATCAAGCCTTTGATAAGGCCCTTCGTAAATTAGGCTATGTTGGCTTTAAAGGTAATGAATCCATTATGGATGAAGTCTTTGGACGAAATTATATCAATCTGAGCAAACTTGGGCAGATGTACTTTGGACCTATTCCTTATTCGATTGAACCAATGCCAAGGCCACACTTAAAGTTTCATTTCTCAAAAATAACTCCAAAGGTTCTTTTTAGCACACCACAAACAATGTGGCGTATGCTTAAGGTTGGACTCTCGATTAATACTCATCGTCAGGAAGTTATTGATCAAGCTTCAAAAGAGCTGCTGGAGATTACAACAATTTCAAAGCGACCGAATGATCCTTCAATCTATAAAGACTGGAGTGAGGAAGATATTAATGGCCGTCTTTCTAAAGAGATTACAATTTTCAGTAATCGAACTTTAGAGTGGCCGTACATTTTAATATCGCTAACTGAAACAACAATTCAAACATTGATTTCTCTTCTTAAAAGTATTTATTCTGAGCAAGAAGCAGATCAAATGATTAAGAAGTGGTCTGGAGCGGGAATCAATTCTGAAACATACAATATGGGGCTTTACTTCAAAAAAGCTTGTGCAAAGCCTAATGTCAGACCCCTTTTTCTTGCTCGCTACGGCCATCGTGGACCAGGTGAATTAGATTTAAGTGCTAAGCGCTGGTCAGAAATAGGTGATGATGCATTTTATGATTATCCCTTAGAAAAATATGTACAGGATAAAAACTCTCACTCCTTTATTGATGTTGAAGAAGAAATTATGGGGATGAGGTCTTTTAAGAAGACACTTATCTTAGAAGAATGGAAAATTTTAAAGCAATTACTTGAGCTTAGAGAGAAGTGGAAGATGGCCATTCTAAGACCTTATGCTCATATACGCTTTCTTGCTCTTGAAAAGGCAAGAAGGATTAATTTAGAAGATGAAAATGATATTTTCTTTCTTACTAAAGAAGAAATATTAAGTTTTGAATCATCAATGCTTGAGCTAATTAAAGAAAGAAAAGAGCGAGCAGCATTATTTAAGAACTTTAATTTTTCAACTGTTACTTCTTTGCAAGAAATTAAGGCCGTCATTGATGGCAAAGAAGATAGTAGCTCAAATGATCTCATTGGTGAGGGGCTCTCTTCTGGTGTTGTTAGAGGAAAGATCGTGGTGGTTAGTAACCCTGCAAGTTGGAAAGAAATTGATTGGCCTCAAAATGCAATTGTTGTGGCCCAGTCAACAGACCCAGGCTGGACTCCTGTTTTTACTAAGGCCAGTGGAATAATAGTTGAGCGTGGAGGAGTTTTATCTCATTGTGCAATTGTTGCCAGAGAGATGGGGATTCCTGCGGTTAGTGGAATTAAACAGTGTCATTTAAAATTTAAAGGTGGAGAAGATGTTTTCGTTGATGGAAATACTGGATCAATTAAACTCATGCAATAG
- the mtnP gene encoding S-methyl-5'-thioadenosine phosphorylase — protein sequence MKIGVIGGSGVYDLDLMEQVESLNIETPFGMPSSHVDHLRINGSEFYFITRHGKGHHISPSDINYRANIYALKSLGVTHVISISAVGSLKEEVAPGDFFLPDQFIDWTKGLRKRSFFENGIVGHVSVAGPIEMGLVERIKTLADKIETKFHFGGSYICIEGPQYSSRAESELFRSFGASVIGMTNVPESYLAKEAGMAYATVALVTDYDCWKDEACSLEEITNVINKNVSNVKELLIHLIPSLVNDEVKFERSNENAIVTEPSFWPKDSTDIIKTLIS from the coding sequence ATGAAAATAGGTGTAATTGGTGGAAGTGGTGTTTATGATCTTGACCTTATGGAACAAGTCGAATCATTAAATATTGAAACTCCTTTTGGCATGCCAAGTAGTCATGTTGATCATTTGAGAATCAATGGGAGTGAATTCTACTTTATTACACGCCATGGGAAAGGACATCATATTAGTCCTTCTGATATTAATTATCGTGCAAATATTTACGCGCTAAAATCACTTGGCGTTACACATGTTATTTCTATATCTGCAGTAGGTTCTTTAAAAGAAGAAGTTGCTCCTGGTGACTTCTTTCTTCCTGATCAATTCATTGATTGGACTAAAGGACTACGTAAAAGGTCTTTCTTTGAAAATGGTATTGTGGGGCATGTTTCTGTTGCTGGGCCAATTGAAATGGGGCTTGTTGAGCGAATTAAAACATTAGCAGATAAGATCGAAACAAAATTTCACTTTGGTGGAAGCTATATTTGTATTGAAGGGCCACAATATTCATCACGAGCAGAGTCTGAGCTTTTTCGCAGCTTTGGTGCAAGTGTTATCGGCATGACGAATGTTCCTGAAAGCTATCTTGCAAAGGAAGCAGGGATGGCGTACGCAACAGTTGCTCTTGTGACGGACTATGATTGCTGGAAAGATGAGGCATGTTCTCTTGAGGAGATCACAAATGTCATTAATAAGAATGTCTCGAATGTTAAAGAATTGTTAATTCATTTAATACCGAGCTTAGTTAATGATGAAGTTAAGTTTGAGAGATCCAATGAGAATGCCATCGTAACTGAACCGTCTTTTTGGCCTAAGGATTCAACAGATATAATTAAGACGCTAATTTCCTGA
- a CDS encoding class I SAM-dependent methyltransferase, producing MSHFNHAANTWDSEDKIALMQTLAEKTRERLKLTQKVDLLDFGCGTGLFGLEFIDDAKSITGVDTSTGMLEVFDKKSSDFDHINSINIDLENQELDKKFDLIISSMTFHHLDSPAKMTAKLAAMLNEGGQMAIVDLESEDGSFHPDPKGMGVKHFGFSNDEIVSWADKANLNVKIETINSRTKNGREYNQFLAVFYK from the coding sequence ATGTCACATTTTAATCATGCGGCCAACACTTGGGACTCTGAAGATAAGATTGCCCTAATGCAAACACTTGCAGAGAAAACTAGAGAACGTCTGAAACTGACTCAAAAAGTTGACCTTCTTGACTTTGGTTGTGGAACTGGTCTCTTTGGTCTTGAGTTCATTGATGATGCAAAAAGTATTACAGGTGTTGATACTTCGACAGGAATGTTAGAGGTATTTGATAAAAAATCGAGTGACTTTGATCATATTAATTCGATTAATATTGATTTAGAAAATCAAGAGCTTGATAAAAAATTTGATCTAATTATTAGCTCAATGACATTTCATCATCTCGATTCGCCAGCAAAAATGACTGCAAAACTTGCTGCCATGTTAAATGAAGGTGGTCAGATGGCCATCGTTGATCTTGAATCAGAAGATGGAAGCTTTCATCCAGACCCTAAAGGGATGGGTGTCAAACATTTCGGATTTTCTAATGATGAAATCGTTTCATGGGCAGATAAAGCAAATCTAAATGTAAAGATCGAAACAATTAATTCACGTACAAAGAACGGTCGTGAGTACAATCAATTCTTAGCAGTGTTTTATAAGTAG
- a CDS encoding chalcone isomerase family protein, with the protein MNRLISKLLLLGALSLYASAVSNDLRLVGKGVLSYFVWDVYEVSYLTSVDKKVELIKIKYLRDIDKSLSQKGWRESLKNYKDVDKQLKDLVESSVDVTEGDIISIYKINGDDVIIKKNEKVILEKKDDKKLYSLAHAPWIGEYPVDSDLKRDLLK; encoded by the coding sequence ATGAATAGATTAATTAGTAAACTTTTATTGCTTGGAGCTCTTTCCTTGTATGCAAGTGCTGTCAGTAATGATTTACGCTTAGTTGGGAAAGGCGTACTTTCCTATTTTGTTTGGGATGTCTATGAGGTGTCTTATTTAACAAGTGTTGATAAAAAGGTAGAGCTAATAAAGATTAAGTATTTGCGAGACATTGATAAGTCTTTATCTCAAAAGGGGTGGAGAGAATCTTTAAAGAACTACAAAGATGTTGATAAGCAACTTAAGGATCTTGTCGAAAGTAGTGTCGATGTAACAGAAGGGGATATTATATCTATCTATAAGATTAATGGTGACGATGTAATTATTAAAAAAAATGAAAAAGTTATTCTAGAGAAAAAAGATGATAAGAAACTTTATTCATTGGCCCACGCTCCATGGATTGGTGAATATCCTGTGGATTCAGATTTAAAGAGAGACCTCCTAAAGTAA
- a CDS encoding fatty acid desaturase, translated as MVFAISFLVIHWYLSLFCQSFYLHRYISHGLCKLTPAWDKFFLILTILSQGPSFLRPQHYRTLHLNHHKHSDVVGDPHSPVVSKNIISMMLQTYREYMSAETQEERYPSVVAIADSVFVRLLFVVLYALMYLLFTDSYWYLLLVPIHSFLGPIHGAIVNWCGHKYGYRNHDLDDHSKNTLIIDFLMMGELYQNNHHANEHSLNFADKKFEFDFTFIALKFLKKAKVVSYE; from the coding sequence ATGGTTTTTGCAATAAGCTTTTTAGTTATACATTGGTACTTATCGCTGTTTTGTCAGTCTTTCTATTTACATCGCTATATTTCGCATGGCCTTTGTAAGCTAACTCCTGCATGGGATAAGTTTTTCTTAATCTTGACGATTCTCTCGCAAGGTCCAAGCTTTCTTCGTCCACAGCATTACCGTACATTGCATTTAAATCATCACAAGCATTCAGATGTAGTTGGAGACCCGCATTCTCCTGTTGTTAGTAAAAATATTATCTCTATGATGTTACAAACTTATAGAGAGTACATGAGCGCAGAGACACAAGAAGAGAGGTATCCTAGTGTTGTTGCTATTGCCGATTCCGTATTCGTCAGGTTGCTCTTTGTCGTGTTATATGCGCTCATGTATTTATTATTCACTGATTCATATTGGTATCTATTACTTGTTCCTATCCATAGCTTTTTAGGTCCTATTCATGGTGCTATTGTGAACTGGTGTGGTCATAAATATGGGTATCGTAATCATGATCTCGATGATCATTCAAAGAATACACTTATAATTGATTTTCTTATGATGGGGGAGCTGTATCAAAATAATCATCATGCAAACGAGCATAGCTTGAATTTTGCAGATAAGAAATTTGAGTTTGATTTCACTTTTATTGCTCTTAAGTTTTTGAAAAAGGCAAAGGTGGTGAGCTATGAATAG
- a CDS encoding cyclopropane-fatty-acyl-phospholipid synthase family protein — MSILMNAAERGYIPDPLIRMGIRKLIKQRKDEINKNLEFHKSGIINDFNKSLIAEDVDKANEQHYELPPEFFKLVLGANLKYSSALFDNGITSLDEAESAMLEKYCERAQIVDGMDILELGCGWGSLSLFLARKFPNSKITAISNSNGQREFIEERIKERSLNNLEIKTCDINDFNIENKFDRIVSIEMFEHMRNYNSLFKKVASWLKDDGRLFIHIFCHKDASYFFETQGEDNWMGRYFFTGGVMPSFDLFEKVQDSFKLVEKWKVNGANYQETSEQWFLNMEKKRSEIMKVMANTYGEDQANIWFHRWKIFFASCAELFGYDNGEEWFVGHFLFEKK, encoded by the coding sequence ATGTCTATATTAATGAATGCCGCAGAAAGAGGTTATATACCTGATCCATTAATTAGAATGGGGATTAGAAAGCTCATTAAGCAAAGAAAGGATGAGATTAATAAAAATTTAGAATTTCACAAGTCTGGAATTATAAATGACTTTAATAAATCACTAATTGCCGAGGACGTTGATAAAGCAAATGAACAACATTATGAGCTACCTCCTGAATTTTTTAAATTAGTTCTAGGTGCTAATCTTAAGTACTCAAGTGCATTATTTGATAATGGAATAACATCACTTGATGAGGCAGAGAGTGCGATGCTTGAAAAGTATTGTGAAAGAGCGCAAATTGTCGATGGAATGGACATTCTGGAGCTTGGTTGTGGGTGGGGTTCTCTGAGTCTTTTTCTTGCAAGAAAATTCCCAAACTCAAAAATTACAGCTATCTCAAATTCAAATGGACAAAGAGAGTTTATTGAAGAGCGTATTAAAGAGCGTTCATTAAATAATTTAGAGATTAAAACTTGCGACATAAATGATTTTAATATCGAAAATAAGTTTGATCGAATTGTCTCAATTGAAATGTTCGAACATATGAGAAATTATAATTCGTTATTTAAGAAAGTCGCGTCTTGGCTAAAAGATGACGGAAGATTATTTATCCATATCTTCTGTCATAAAGATGCTTCTTATTTCTTTGAAACACAAGGTGAAGACAATTGGATGGGCCGCTACTTCTTTACTGGTGGTGTTATGCCAAGTTTTGATCTTTTTGAAAAGGTTCAGGATAGCTTTAAATTAGTTGAAAAATGGAAAGTTAATGGCGCTAATTATCAAGAAACTTCTGAGCAGTGGTTTCTGAATATGGAAAAAAAGCGCAGTGAAATTATGAAAGTCATGGCCAATACATACGGTGAAGATCAGGCAAATATTTGGTTTCATCGTTGGAAAATTTTCTTTGCTTCATGCGCGGAGCTTTTTGGTTATGACAATGGTGAAGAGTGGTTTGTAGGACACTTCCTATTTGAAAAGAAGTAG
- a CDS encoding cyclopropane-fatty-acyl-phospholipid synthase family protein, protein MKPDIKTIEKSQLLNKDQRPGILLRTLRDGIIKKLALLENVRLTIYVGDEKHILGRGEQRISAEMIIHDQTFFTDIFIKGSIGAAESYILKKWDTPNLSNVMRAFAINKTLLSEMDAGFVNLLKPARFIEYWQNRNTIDGSKKNIEAHYDLPDELFKHFLDDSMMYSSAIFANENSTLEEAQQYKLKTIGERLNIRAGDHILEIGTGWGALAIHLAQAYDCHVTTTTISENQYIEAERRIKAAGLEDRITLLKKDYRLLEGKYDRVVSIEMIEAVGEKFLNTYIQKISDVLKEDGLALLQIITINDQEYDRAVKELDFIKKFIFPGSFIPSIHAVLGSAKKVTDLRLYSQIDFAQDYVRTLEEWQNRFNHETYKIPKLGEDEQFKRLWNFYFSYCIGGFSERAIGVSHLVFGKPLYRS, encoded by the coding sequence ATGAAACCAGATATAAAAACAATAGAGAAATCACAATTGCTCAATAAGGATCAAAGGCCAGGTATTCTTCTTAGAACTCTTCGAGATGGGATTATAAAGAAATTGGCCTTACTAGAAAATGTTCGTCTAACGATATATGTTGGCGATGAAAAACATATCCTAGGTCGAGGAGAGCAACGAATTAGTGCTGAAATGATCATTCATGACCAAACTTTCTTCACAGATATTTTTATCAAAGGCTCAATTGGAGCAGCAGAATCCTATATCTTAAAGAAGTGGGATACACCGAATTTAAGTAATGTCATGAGAGCTTTTGCTATTAATAAGACACTTTTAAGTGAAATGGATGCAGGGTTTGTAAACCTTTTAAAGCCTGCTCGTTTTATTGAGTATTGGCAAAACAGAAATACAATTGATGGTTCAAAAAAGAATATTGAGGCCCATTATGATTTACCTGACGAATTATTTAAGCACTTTCTCGATGACTCGATGATGTATTCAAGTGCAATTTTTGCAAATGAAAATTCAACGCTAGAAGAGGCCCAGCAGTATAAGCTTAAAACTATCGGTGAAAGACTCAATATTAGAGCAGGTGATCATATTCTTGAAATTGGTACGGGTTGGGGTGCACTTGCCATTCATCTGGCCCAAGCATATGACTGCCATGTAACAACAACAACGATTTCGGAAAATCAATATATTGAAGCAGAAAGAAGGATTAAAGCAGCAGGTCTTGAGGATCGAATTACACTATTAAAAAAGGATTATCGTCTCTTAGAAGGTAAGTATGATCGAGTTGTTTCTATTGAGATGATTGAAGCAGTTGGTGAGAAGTTCTTGAACACTTATATTCAAAAAATATCAGATGTATTAAAGGAAGATGGTCTTGCCCTTTTACAAATTATTACGATTAATGACCAAGAATATGATCGTGCAGTGAAAGAATTAGATTTTATTAAGAAATTTATTTTTCCTGGAAGCTTTATACCTTCAATTCATGCGGTCTTAGGTTCTGCAAAGAAAGTAACTGATTTACGTTTATACTCTCAAATTGACTTTGCTCAGGATTATGTACGAACACTTGAAGAATGGCAAAATCGTTTTAATCACGAAACTTATAAAATTCCAAAGCTCGGTGAGGATGAACAATTTAAAAGACTTTGGAACTTTTATTTTTCATATTGCATTGGCGGATTTAGTGAAAGGGCCATTGGTGTTTCTCACTTAGTATTTGGAAAACCACTATACAGATCTTAG